A window from Macaca thibetana thibetana isolate TM-01 chromosome 7, ASM2454274v1, whole genome shotgun sequence encodes these proteins:
- the LOC126958565 gene encoding uncharacterized protein LOC126958565, producing the protein MASRKQLRKPQAVAAGGGASAGTNARVQECTRRPKTQLEGGQEGLLLWKGPWSPVWRAGGTPGTQERSYGAVASSCSCTGAEPANFQGWGCCAGQGLHREQTDLSPPEGRHTRVKGHAVGLKAETASGLGSHSGALLSPLALTLSPGRHGPHSRPSGERCQDSEWRHFIRMFLTLIQALWPGKSHLCRGIPGRGDSGSGWLEQESRAGAEGGERRLASQSHREDGGVGGREEAEDRDWADSGG; encoded by the exons ATGGCTTCCAGGAAGCAGCTCCGGAAGCCGCAGGCAGTGGCTGCAGGTG GTGGTGCCAGCGCAGGCACCAATGCTCGGGTCCAGGAGTGCACCAGGAGACCCAAAACTCAGCTTGAGGGAGGGCAGGAAGGCCTCCTGCTCTGGAAGGGGCCCTGGAGCCCCGTGTGGAGGGCTGGCG GCACACCCGGCACTCAGGAGCGCTCATATGGGGCTGTTGCCAGCAGCTGCTCCTGCACTGGGGCTGAGCCAGCAAActtccagggctggggctgctgcGCAGGGCAGGGTCTGCACAGGGAGCAGACGGACTTATCCCCACCAGAGGGGAGGCACACCAGGGTCAAAGGACACGCAGTTGGCCTCAAAGCAGAAACTGCTTCGGGGCTGGGAAGCCATTCAGGagcccttctctctccccttgcccTCACCCTGAGCCCTGGCCGCCACGGCCCACACAGCAGGCCCTCTGGAGAGAGATGTCAGGATTCCGAGTGGAGACACTTTATCCGCATGTTCTTGACCCTCATACAGGCCTTATGG CCTGGGAAGAGCCATCTCTGCCGAGGGATCCCCGGACGCGGAGACTCCGGATCCGGCTGGCTGGAACAGGAGTCCCGGGCCGGGGCAGAGGGAGGTGAGCGGCGCCTGGCAAGCCAGTCCCACCGGGAGGATGGGGGTGTAGGTGGAcgggaggaggcagaggacagGGACTGGGCGGACAGtgggggctga